CAAGAACTgctaaaagacttaaaaaagtATTGCAGGATCTATAACCCATCTTTTTTTTGAACCAAAAGTAATAAGTAAAATGACAAAGCCACAACACTtgtagtttttcaaaattctaaattcttgattatttctcctcataatttttttctttttttaattttcacgaCGTATgaaatcttataaaatattttttgtaaaagttcttaacaaataaaagcgaaattattatattttattacggacaggtaaaaaagttttaaaccgtttgttttgaaaataactaaaattaaaacatgaactgaaaaaaaaaactaaacaaaaatttgttattatgaGGTTTATTCTCTTTTTGATTAAAGCTCAAAATATGCTTTGTACCCTCATTGAATACCATACAGAATATTTTCAGCATACGAAAGTCAAAAATTGATCTCCGATACCATCGCATTCAAAGCGTAATTTTCCATccgaaaaacaaacaaaaggccccacttaaaattcaaaagttgTACTCATATTCTGTGAACTCGGAAgtgataaagaataattgaatatGTCAATCAATTCGAATTTATgcaatatttgttttcttttctgAATAAAAAGGGGaacaatctttaaaattttaatatttaatctgttaatttttattgagtTATTTATGTTAGTTATAAAATTATCAGTTTAATATTTACTCTACTAAATATTGTCCAAGAGCCCAAGTTCTTATTACCATGCAAAAGAAATAACACTTTATTAGTGATAAATATGAAAGCTTTACCAACaacaaaaaatccatttaaagtaaaattgcgtaaaagtttttttaaatctgcgCCTAAAACATGGCTTTAAATTAGATACTTCTCACCTTTTTTAAACAGGTACTTTAGGtcataaatcaaaaaatgaaaagaCGAGGGTAAAACTCGATATCAAAATACTCCATTTAGCACTTTATGCCATTACAAACGAAATTATCGTCGAGCATCATTAATGTCAACCATGTGTGCATTCAGGAAAGGTTTTTGACGTAATTGCCACTTTCACAACCGTTTTGTGGAGAatgtaaaagatttttataGCTGTGtaaagaaaaactataattaattaTGACAATTAAAAGAgacattaattttaaactcatttATTGTAGAATAATGGACCATCAGTAATGAAACATTTTGCTTAGGAAAATTGGTATACAAAATGCGTAGGTAAAAGCTTGACGAATGTTACTGACGAatacttttagaaaaattaaatgggtCTACCTATTAAAAAGTATTATGTagtattaatgagtttttgtttttccaaaattctACCAGATTTTCATTTGAAGTATTATGATAAGGCAATGTTTCAAAAATGATAATATCTCTTAAATTGGGACTTTTTTCaagatgattttaaattttgatcgTAAAGCTTTTGACCAACAGGCGTAGTCGTTAATGATTTCTTTAAACCTGAGAAACATAGAGCCTCAAATGAGAAGAAGATGGCTCTATTTTCTGCCTCTTTTTGGCTTATTTGGCCCAAATACGAAAGAACGGTAGTacctcgtttttttttaaatatattgcaaataattttctgaGAGTGGTGCTTTTTGGAACGGGCAAAAAAAGaacgataaaaatataataataaataagcaaaaagtaaatatccctagaaatttaaaatattatttaataatctaaaataTAATAGCCGTTATTGTAAAAAGCTAAGCagactagaaaaaaaaacataaaacttcaTATATActtgcaaatataaaaaataacaaaatacctTCATCATTAATAGCGGATACCCAACCGTCATTGCATAGACATTCACCACTGTTAGTAGCTTTCCCATAATGACAAATAGCGTTAATGATCGTTGGTGACGAATGACCTGGAGGACTCTTGTCGATATTTTCTAAATCCGCCTTAGTGATTGGATCATTAAGATTAATGCATTCATTACTATAAGGAGAATAAGCTATATCAGGGAAGCATCCCTCGAGTTTGGAATCACAGGTCGGAACTTTCTGGCACTTCATGCATTCTGGATTAAAATAACTTGTTGACCCCGAATATTTTATCAGGCAATCCACCGGATTGCAGTTCGTTTTAAAGTCCAAGTCAATAGTTTCACATGGGTTCTTTTTGAAGCAATCCTTTGAAGTGTCAAAGGGTATTTCAATATTCATTTCCTTTTTCTTAAGTTGATTTCGATAAGTTATTTCAACCGAGCATACACCCTGGCGGTTGAAAAGGTAAATGTTGGGCCAGATtaacgttaaatttttaatgtacgTTGCCGGTAATACTCCCATATCTCCACCGATTAGGGTCATAGAGCTGCAATCCATATCGTCAAAACCAAATGATTCGCAGCACTGAATCATGTTTATTGATAGTTCTAAGTCATCGTggcatatattttttacagttaCGTAAAATATCATAGCAATATCATCTTCTGCTATATAACCGACACCTTTACCAAGTACATCAATTTCAGCATTAATATAAAGTGATactaatagtaatataaatatataaatgattaACATAAACATTGTAAAATAACCTGTTGTAAGGCGTTTTGTCAAAATCAGGATTTTGTTAGTAAAAATAAGACGTGTTCAGATAATTATTGATTGCATATTAAGTACGGTTACATAGTTAATAATTATCGAGAATTTAGAAAAAGaggcaaaaaactaaaattaattattaattctcaatgacaagaaaaacaataaaagtctaaattttaaattaaaccatAATGCTCGTAAAAgataatagaaaattacataaaacaaataagtaacTCTACGCGGAATACCTGCTAATGCTCGAGCTACATTTGTTCATATTGATTTCAGGTatcgaaaatataatttttctcatCTCTCTTAGCtcctagaaaaaataatacaGAAAGTGGTCATTTATGGTAATAATTTAGAACTGAATATagtaaatcttattttaattaaaagttgttagttaaaattataaaaccttaACTATATTAAATACATAATGCAAAAGTGTTATTTGGACAGTTTCCTTATTTATTGATCCCcaaacatctaaaaaatataatacaatattattttatacaaattaaaaaaaaattttgcaattccTTTACAATTATGTTGCaaccattatttataatttgttaggctttttttttaatcgaataaatttaattttgtatcaTATACAGAACTATTGTTatcttaagttttttaattggcTTGAAATAAATGAGGTCACTTAACCTAAGAACAATATTATCCGACCCTCAATGACGTaccaattcaaacaaaaaatagcGGAACATATCTCCAATATTAAATCGtgttattattatgaaaatactGTATCTCTAGAGCCTTAGTTTTACCactatttttatctttaagtcaaattatatcaaataaattataatgaaaaaactAGTAGGAATATCCTTGTGTAGCATTATTCTTGTTAAACTTTAATTAGGGTCTAAACTAGTGCtgaaaatatcataaaaaatatcacaaatttTACGCAGTGACGTCCATAGGCACTGATTAAATTGAAACTTTATTACAAACTGAATATATTTTCAGTGAAGGTTTCCACTATTTGTTTCATTCTTCGTTTAAATTAGTGaacatattttaacaattttcgaatcagaaacatttaaattatacaccaatcaaaaattatttttcattttttagcattgaaatAGGTGTGTAATTATTTTGGCCTCTCCATCTTTTTCGATTTAACAACATTTaggttgattttaaacaattgcaTATCAAGtacacttaagttatgcattaataccattaattaattttcataagctatttctggagttttaaaaataaatatgcatataatttttctactattttgctaaatttttaatgacattCTTCTTTAGGTGATTTGTCATCTACAAACGTTGGCAATTATTAGCGGTATCTGTACTTTGTCGACCgcttttgcattttatttacaaatgtttataACCTTTATTGATAGCAGAAAATCTGGATAAATTATCGTAATTttacagtaaattttttttttatttttgcaaatttttaattatagttttttatattgattCCTAAATAGTCATAAACTCTATTTCCGATCTTTTAAAGATGAATATACATAAACTTCTTACTGTacatattaactattttttattttcttttcgaGTAAAATAAATCtccttaaaaattaactttaattataaaaaataggaaCTCATTAGAGCCGCAAATCGCAAATGCAAAGCTATCTAAAATTGCATTTATTCTAAGTTTTGTCATGTTCGGCTTCAATTAAAATGCAAACGCAATTTAATGGCCTGACGAGTTGCATTTCTAAGCTCCAATTACACAGCTATTAGGCTTTAAGTTTCCTAGGTTTGCTCGCTAATAAAAAGTGTTCCGGTTAGGAAAATATTGTCAGTGTTAGAAGTACCTGTTCCCGAGCTTTTGCTTTAATTTGCATTGcataaattggaattaaaatcATTGCTTGCTTTAACTcgcataatatttttcaaagctcGTCATTTCATACTAATGCATTAAGATGCAATAGAAATTCATGAATAAAATGTTGAGGTAAAAAGCAAAtactttatcatttttttccatgttaatatatttatattgatttttgatttttatcattttagattttttttttatacagatgTCTAGACAGACGTTAATTGTTTTGTATAGATAAACCTCAGACCATTTACAACCTGTAGATAACTACTAAGTCCAGGGCTCTATGATTCTCATGAAAATCCACCATTTTGGTGCCCAACAAGAGGGTAAATATATAACTTGACTTGGTATCCTTAATTCGTATTGTACATATATATAGCATCAAATGTATGTTATAAACGCAGtggtaaaaatataaacttaagtGCTGTCATGTAAGTCCTtataaatgcttaaaaaaatagatatgttTTAATTGTTGCAATACGACAGAAAATTATGCAATCTGGgagggtaattttttttgtttatttatgtacaggGGAGTACTATTTTTATGCGGTAATCCCACAaaagtaaaaatgattttgagAGAACCATTGTCTACTGTTTGTACAGTTTAAATTAATGCTCATCAATTTTTCACGTTAAGGAAATTCAATCTGAACATTTTTAGACTGGTTGTACCTACTTACTAACAAAACAAGATTTAACATGcttagaaatttttttctaatcttaATAGTCTTCTAATAACTGTAGATAAATGCTATTATTGTATCTCTGTTGtaagtaataaaagtaaaactagTTACAAGCACTTCATCAACTACGCTATAATCATACCTAGAGTATTTTGaacacatttcaaaaaaaacgaATGTGCTGGAAAGCTCATTGTGCAACTCAAGTTAGAGAAGGATAGAGAACCATGATCTGAGCAATTGGAACCTAATGTCACCTTACTATCTCCAGAGTAGAAGGACCATAAGGAGAGATACTTCATTAataacttaattattaatagaatCTAAGGAGTGAGAGacgataaaatataatttgattaacatgcAAATTACTTGGCTCTAAAATGCAAATGCTATGGATTTAATATAAAGCAATCTAGTTATTTGGAAATAGCTAAATCATATCTCTATCTTGAATCAATTTTTAGTCAATTAACTTTTACCTATAGTaatcaaatttctaaaaaaattatcatataagtaaatggtaaataaatttcccaataatatttaaaatataaagactcatttcaaaatattaactcTCGAAACCAGGAGAACACTagtgcatattttattaattattaaataatagagTTGATTTGCCtgagttttatattttttaatcttttaccCAAGCAGCTTACAATTTTAacctaaggtttttttttattcttataattgtatttttttttaataattgttcgtatttaatattgtacttgataaaataatttctgtgctttttttattttacatgtaAATTATAGTAAGTCGAATTGTTATATATCccaaaaatattactaaaatgaaaatatagGTACTCAATAGGATCGAGGTCTGAAGAGTTCGCTGGTCACTCCAAAATCTTAATCTATTACTTCTGAACTTAGTAATGGGCATTGTGAGGTTATCTTTATTCAAatgaattgaaaatatattttttaattattaaaatacttttaaaactGGGTCCAAATTGTTTTCGTTTTTTTGGTTTATACTTTTCAGTTTGCTCAAAATCTATTTGGGAACCtaattatatacaaataaataatggtACCGAAAAAACGAGCGTCAACTAAAAAATTCACTTGAATGACACAAAAAGTAGATACTATATTTCTCAGggataataaatgaattattacCATCGCATGTATATACATGCGATGATTAAGGTCAAGTTTTTTACacataaacctaaaaataaaataaatgaatatataaGTCGGGAAGCTTCATGAGTCAAAaagcataaaacaaaaaataaaatattttatcctattttcttttctttccttATTTTCCTCTAAAAAGCCAATAAGCAGAAACACGCATAGGTCTTATTTTTTACGCTTTCTGACTTTTGGAATATCGCGACCAATCCATccttttgttatttaaattaccttGGAGACCTccatttttggagaaaaaaatatttagataaagtGAGTGACTGTGACGAGGTGTTTTAAGATCAACTGGGAGTAGAGTTTAGTGTTTTCTATGATGCAACCGAAATACTCCAAAGAATTCAGTaaattcaccaaaaattaacGCTTTACTGTTAACTTAACTAAAACACACTGCAATGCTTTGCTGAGTGCTACTGCATATGATTCACTGAGAATTTAATACCCTTTATATCACTCTACTTAATAAAGATGCAACATGATCTAATAACCGTCCCAGGAACACATCATTATTCTTTATTCCAGGATAAACATAGTATTATAAGCATTTCAAATTACAATTATATCAATTGTTATGGTTTACGTTAccatttgtttattatattaatatctctatataatatttatatttgaagcatttactacagatttttttttaacaaagttacTTTGAAATAATCATATCAATAAGGCTCAATGAcccaatattatatattatttacattgacTTAGATTCAGAATTCCCAAaccttaataagttttttaatagctctTTATGTCTTAAGTTatatcaattttcataaaaaacgtGCTACAGAAAATCGGGAATAAATTATGGCCTATGAAAATAATGTTGGTTGTTTTAACAAGCATCAAAATATTGGATAATGaatctgaaaaaatataataagtataattcAGAGAAAGTAGGCAAATCCAACTAatgtaaatattcaatttatttaaataaagtgcAAGCTTTACTaagtgtttttagttttttatataaaattataaaaggttGACTCGGTTTCATTTGACAAATTTTGTGATAACCAAATAACTTAAATTGTAATTTGTGTGATGTTTTATTTCCActcaaaactaaaaacattattttctttaattaaaaattctttgataaaaaaactaatatatttaaatttttggaagattttctctcttttttatacaaataattcatACAAATACATGTATTCCTACTCTAGAGAACTCGATATACCTTCCTCAATCATTCAATTATGTGAATTTAATTCCTCCGTTACCTGACGCAAAAAAGGGACGACATTTTAATCTTTTATcctttcaaaaaagaattagCTCTGACTTTCTCGAAATGGAATACTGAGGTAATGTAATTACCAATCCTTTATGAGCCAATATTCTCATCTGAAGTAATAAATATTCGAAATGTCATTAGCAATTTGAGAGTCAATTATGGACTACCtactcaataaaatattaattgaaatgaaaaaattgcgACAGAGGCAAGACCCTAGAGAAGTCACTTTATGCTTAGGAATTTATTTTAGTTCagttttatgtaattatttttctttgattgtaagttataaaaaacgatatttttatattttaatttttttaaatcttcagaaaggtaatttaattttaataggcaattgtttggaaaataaaatactcATCGTGTATATATAACGCACTTTATTAGACATAGAGGAGAAAACATAAACGCGAGAGCAATGTCATAAAATAACAAATGTCAAAGTGATAACGTTTTAACATTTAAACTTGTAATCTAAAAAATAGATTGCTGACATTATAAGCAACTATGAAAAAACGTTATTTTGTAATTCTTCTCTATTGTCGTTTTATAGCTTGaagctaatattttatatatgaaataataaaagttgcTTAATGGAAAGAGTAATAAGACTTGtatgtaagaaaatataaatgcaatatATGAAagacaaaaactaaatttttaatattagttagtATTGATTGCCTTAGTTTTAAGTTGATTTTTCGGGATTTGTGTCATTTAAACATAAATCTACTAACACAGACGTATGTTCTACTCGTAGTATATAAACAGTACCTTACGAAAAGAagttcgaaagaaaaataagtaaTTCTCCAGCAGTgttttaattattgataaagTTTCCCCAACGTGAAATGTAGTCAAGAGAATTACCTTGACTTTAACTGGAACAGGGCAACTTCTGTGTACCTACACGAATCCACCGACAGTCAAGGAATTCGTAAAGGCCAAAGGGATGCTTGCTAAATGTTTGCTTGTTAGTTTAATTACgattaattttttagtgtttAGTGTTGTGTttgcactttaattaaaatgttgtcGCAGCCGTTTAGAATCTGCCGCAGCACTTTAATATAGCAAATGCGGTCGTTAGATTCAAATCTTATTTATTCCTTTCTTTGGTTAATAACATTTGCAACAGATAGTAaatcctttatttttaattgcttttaattttttttaacacaggTGATATATAGAGAAAAATCCAAATTACTTATAAGAATATagttgaatacatttatttgaaGTATGTACTAAATTACGTTAGACGAAGTAATTTTCAAGCtgataaagtttaaaaataaataataactaatagggttttTATTatgtacctttttttaaaaaaaagtacaagacACATACAAAGacaaaacaaacataaaaactCAAAGTCATGGTctcattaaatatataaattttttataagctaCACGTACTTATAAGAGAAGATAAGAATacaatgttaaattaaattaaagcatTTCTGAATGACTAATGATtccctttttaaagattttttgttcGGAACATAAAAAATGTCCCTTATACGTACAGTAGGGGCAAGATTTGCCGATTTCGGTgtgatgaaaaaaattatttccatttATCTGCCACTTTCGCCTCGGCTTTTTCCATCCTTCcgcttttataataaaaatgcgaaaTCTCAGTAATAGCTGTATtaatatccttttttttataatttgagcACAGCATTTCACTAATGCCTGACTTGGCGATAaatcatttatcaaaaaaaattatggtgtGAATATTAAAATGTGCTAGGTAGGTAATGTCCATAGAAATATAACGTTAATATTTAAGGTATTAACAGTTCCGTTGATTGTCTTTTCAGTTATTTAAGCTCTAGGGAACAATATACACTCAGAATTGGTTTGCCAGTTTTAACAATTTCGCATCTCTTGTAAACTAGAGTCTATTTATGTATAAGCCTTTAATCATAATTAAACACTTCAgtatctgtatttttttaatgttgattttacataaaaattaaagcatCCCGcgtttaaaagtaaataaaattatattgtaatatatatatttaaattactaaaattaaatataattcgatATTCCAAAATATGACATCTTAAAATCTTCAATTTGTATATTCGCCTCACTTCAACTAAAATTCgaatatacataaaattaaatgcttagtcaatatataaaaaaagtactaATCAAGCTTATTACTTAAATGCTTTTACCTTACCtaaataaaactagttttagtacattttattgtattgtgAATTATGAATGAAATTTACTGTATTTCAAGCTAATAATCTAAAACCCAAAATATCATTActtaattatgatttaaaagGCGTTGCGGAAAAAATCAGGAGGTGTCAAGTCTGGACATCTTAGAGGATTTATTAAGGATAAGGATTGTTAAgaataattgaattttctcaatattttaattatttttataccttcatttaagtaattttcaaaaaaaaatatcgaacagtattaatgaataaaaaaatatttgtttatttgtttcattttgttaatttattttaggctataagtaaaagtataaaataaaaaaaaataattgaaaattataaatgtatttagaGCTTAAGCTTTCGAgttcaaaaatggaataaaaattgcctataaaactataaaaacaaACTATGAATtcacatataaataatattaaaactgtaccttaaataactaaaataaaatagtctctctcaatgtttttataattatttttttatataatgaaattttacaCATAAATcttgaaataagtaaatttaaaattatttctttttaagcatatatttgaatttttttttacctatgtACGCaaattttttgtatgatttattcATGTCTGTTTAAATACATTAGTCCCTCTAGTGTAACGATAAATCATATAAATTCCTGTaattcaaattataattttatttcttatttgatCATTTTTGTTTCAGATTATCCAggaagaaaacataaaatggAATATATTAGTAAGACCGCATTAATTGGAAGCAACAAGGCAAAGTTTATACAGcacaatttataaataattctagtgtaagtattttatttattttatattagttccAGAGAACTAgaatagataaaaaatttaaaatatttattgttaataaagtatgaaaatttatatattattttttagccaactttattttaaaataaattgtccaTAATAAAATACTTGGCAAATTGGTTTAATAGGGAATAAGATTTCCCTCTAAAGATATAATACAACCAGATTGTTCTGTAGAAACTGGGACGTCTTAATTGAAAtacgaaatattaattttatcattaagcgatttgtttttactgtattatttaataaaggcAGTTTAGAGTGCCTTAGTTCCACATGAATACTAACTTTAccagtaatattttatatttttcatattatttttttttgcaatttttacaataattttcacaattttttatttatttgaaaaaatattgtgaCACATTGAAAAACACTTCCTTCCTATACTAGAttcattgattttattttcatcacttattaattaataggaatagtcttaaaataaattattgatgatTAGTAATGATAAAGTACtcttaataagaaaataacttATCTTGCCAGggcctttaaataaaaaaattaataggacgcatagaaaaaaaaatagtcatgaaATCTCCTCGATTTTGACCATATATGTATACAGTTATAAGTGAAACCTAATTAATCACTTTATAAaacagttaattaaaatattttttattaacataaaattcATGAATAATTAGATATATATAATGAAATAACCACGGAAGTGACAATATTGCCGTGCTATATAggtccatatttttttaaactttttttttgtcatagATCAAAAACTTTATACATActttggtttttctttttatatacaggACTATCAGAATACTTTCAAATCATTACAATAATTGACGAAAAACACAATGTTatgaaaaatgcaaaattactCTGTGTTGTTTCTCATCTCACTTCTTTCTCGACCACTCTTTAATCCTATGTAGGTgctgcattaatttttttccaaaggaaaatattactaaaaatgatGCTTTCAAATTTAGCAAAATAAAACCATATGAATTACACAGAGCTCCAATAGGTCTACTCTTATTAGTTTAACAGAAGTAGGTTAAATTGGTGAAATGGTAcgcaattaattaaaatagtaaataatttaatttgtatatacaATGGAATTTCGCTTTTAccaacttatttaaaataccacttaaaatttgaattaaatttttatttataattaggagctagttaaaaatttagtatttgtaAAGTACAAATTCTCCTCTATTATACTTGTGTTTtctccaaatttaaagaaaaaaaaatatttggttttagtGAATTGATATATTTAGCataagtattaaatttatttcatgttattagctaaatacttattaaaagaTGATCTTAAATCGGAGTAAAATCAAATAACTTAATTGTGGCACTGCCTTTTGACCTAATGGAATTGTCGACTCACGCCTCCAGGTAATGAACTGAAAAGATTTCGAATTGCTAAGCACAGGATATGCTaactatttgaaattaaattggaCATTACGTTTTAATAGAATAATGCTACGCTCCATTAGTTTCAAGATCTCAGAGGACATTTGCTTAGAAGCTTTTAGAGCTTGATAGTCTATCCTGgggaattttttttgtggacAATTTTCTAAAAGCTTTCATTATTGTTACACCGACCTTCTAACATACATTTTAACTTTCCTTCACTacttctaatttatttattatgctaAAAATAGACTTATTATTGTGATCCTAAATCATATAGGTCTCATAACGAATGACTTGTTTTCATATATAAAGTGTCACCATTCAATTATccaattacaataatttaacatTCAACatcctaattaaattaaattgaatttatttaaattttgtccgCATAAGCCCGAGCCGTACAATTTCTCCGACTCTTAATTTCCCCCCCAACTTTGTTCCTAAGAAATATAGTCTTCATAATATTATGCTGCTGCGCCTGAATATTAAAGTTAATGTGTCTCAGAATTTTGTGCAAAAGTTAACTCGTTCAGCTTATAATTAAAGTGTTATTTTCCGGCGAAGAATTTTAGATAAAAGTACGTCATACGGGCTGGGCTAACTTTGGACCTTTGTCTTCCTCGCCGGAGGCTTA
The genomic region above belongs to Anthonomus grandis grandis chromosome 6, icAntGran1.3, whole genome shotgun sequence and contains:
- the LOC126737344 gene encoding uncharacterized protein LOC126737344, producing the protein MFMLIIYIFILLLVSLYINAEIDVLGKGVGYIAEDDIAMIFYVTVKNICHDDLELSINMIQCCESFGFDDMDCSSMTLIGGDMGVLPATYIKNLTLIWPNIYLFNRQGVCSVEITYRNQLKKKEMNIEIPFDTSKDCFKKNPCETIDLDFKTNCNPVDCLIKYSGSTSYFNPECMKCQKVPTCDSKLEGCFPDIAYSPYSNECINLNDPITKADLENIDKSPPGHSSPTIINAICHYGKATNSGECLCNDGWVSAINDEDLYEPCVAQHHLCNIQIGDWNSINSGRVKVTTILIAIFAFTIISKIILLMCVMTWCYKHYRKSSKSCGQELDPDDPSVVLCNSKESFEKCLCCDLENARVETSEEKNPKTLQSQTVNVAYYPGSVSVFSSLKSSTASSKVSTRMQHEIDLSHTSSSVPISFEEETSEESENTNETLFCDDDEGNIAYGVYCGVDHEEVEEEDSEEEEEVEEEEEQEEAGAACGASKNVYFSE